GGggttcggaggggagaggggaagagacctCATCGGCTGGCCCGACGCTGAAGTAAACGCAGGCACCTGGAGTCGAAAACTTTCCGGTCGAATCcacaacctcccctccccccccccgtcttacCGTCTTCACTGGAGAAACATCGCAGGCAGTGGTTCTTCGCACACTCGTTTCAGTCCCCTGCTGCTTTCCCCCCACCAATTACGAAGAGGATAAGAGGGGCAGGGAAGCAGCTCCCTCAgtgtcccccacacacacaggcagcGATCAGCCATCCGTCCTCGACTGTATCAGCATCCCCTTCCACCCCTCCTCAGACCCGGTGCACAACGGGCCTCCTGCCCAGTTCGACCGGGCCCGCCCGCCCTGCTCCCCCAGGGGTAGGTCCCTGGCCCCGTTTAATAATCGTCTGTGTGCGTGTGAACCGAGCCGCTTGGTCTTCCTGGTGAGCTAATCGATACTGTCTAATATATATTCCGATCAGAGTGTCACTGTGATCGTTTCAACGAGCTGCCACTTCAGAGATGGTGCAACACACGAGCCTTCAGCACAGCCGGAAGCTCATCTCTCCAGGTATTCGCTGATAAACCTCTGGATTGTGAAAAGCCGTAAAGGAGCTCCAGTACTCGGGAGGCTTCtcgtgagatgttaaacctaacTTAATTCTTGAACGTTAACCACAGTGTGATTCTCTTAAACCAGATCTAAGCTTATTAAATAACACCATTTGGATTCAGTGGGTTTGGAGTTTgagactttttaaaatttgtacgAATTTTGGTGCTGTCAAAATGGTAAATGCGGCTAATTTTGGTCACCCGCTAACAGCACCAAGTGTGTCCAggttacagcatgggttagaatcGGAACATCAAGATCTCCTAGTCTCAGTAACTTGGAGATTAACAAGAACGGGGATCAAACTTGATACGTGGCCAGTGGTTTTAACTGTGCCTTCCAGTCTGTGACGGTGTACCCACTTAATCCTGCAGTTACAGGTAACAAAGAGAAACACTGATTCAACTCTTTATTTAGTTGTAAAACCGTGCGGTTTAAATAAGAGGTCAGCTCGTTTGGTCAGTGCCAATATCATGTAACAGCGTCTTCCTGCCTTTATACAGTTCTCCACAGAGCAAGGAGGATGGGGGGATCAGCGACTGGATGTGTTGAACTGCAGGAAATACTGAGCGGTGGGAGGGTTTGTGTACACCTCCTTATCCATGTATTCTTGGCTGTAAATATGAATTTTAACAATTAAGTATTACAATCTGCGACAAAATATTTTTCCATTGCTACGATCAAATGTCACTGCTGGGTAATGGAACACCTTCCAACACTTTACAATCCCATGGGTACAgttagatacagcgtaaagctccctctacactgtcccatcaaacactcctggggcaggttcagggttagatacagagtaaagctccctctacactgtcccatcaaacactcccagggcaggtacagggttagatacagagtaaagctccctctacactgtcccatcaaacactcccagggcaggtacagggtccgatacagagtaaagctccctcgacactgtcccatcaaacactcccagggcaggtacagcacggggttagatactgagtaaagctccctctacactgtccccatcaaacactcccagagcaggtacagcacggggttagatacagagtaaagctccctctacactgtcccgtcaaacactcccagggcaggtacagggttagatacagagtaaagctccctctacactgtcccatcaaacactcccagggcaggtacagggttagatacagaataaagctccctctacactgtcccatcaaacactcccagggcaggtacagcacgggttagatacagagtaaagctccctctacactgtcccatcaaacactcccagggcaggtacagggttagatacagagtaaagctccctctacactgtcccatcaaacactcccagggcaggtacagggttagatacagagtaaagctccctctacactgtcccatcaaacactcccagggcaggtacagggttagatacagagtaaagctccctctacactgtcccatcaaacactcccagggcaggtacagggttagatacagagtaaagctccctctacactgtcccataaaacactcccagggcaggtacagggttagatacagagttaagctccctctacactgtcccatcaaacactcccagggccggtacagggttagatacagagtaaagctccctctacactgtcccatcaaacactcccagggcaggcacagcacgggttagatacagagcaaagctccctctgcacttccATTTATGGTGCTCACTGGAGTGAAACTTTACAGCGTCACCTCATAGCGAGGTCTGCAtaagcagtgctgcactgtcagaggtgccgtcttttggacgagacctTAAACCGAAGCTCCGTCTGCCCTGTCGAGTGGATGTTAAAATTCCCGCggaactattggaagaagagcagggagggcgAAGTTGTccacggtgtcctggggccaatattcctccctcaaccaacacccaccAGAAAGCGATTAACCGatcgttcatctcattgctgtttgcaaaatGGCTGCATAGCTGCCCATATAACACCTGTAACTGCACTATTTGCTGTGAACCACTTTGGTGCATTTCTGAGAGGTGTGTAAATCTTGAGCCATTCCTGCAgggcatttaacaaaaaaaaatgaatctaCTTCTGctcatccctccctcctgctcgcGCTCTCTTCCTCTCATACTCACTGAGCGAGCTGCTCTCTACCCAGCTGGTTGTTGTACTTGTCTAATTGCTTCCTCAGTTTCTtcatcttttcctcctcctgttgctccatcGCCATCGCGGCCCGGGCAGCCAGAGTCCGCTGTTTGTCCCACTCCATGTCGATCTGCCCCTCTTTCATCCTCTGCCTCTGCAATGGGGAAGCGCTGGTGTTCAGCATTAAACGAAAGGAGGCCAAGTTCTCCCCGTCTCCACGGTTCAATGGGGAACAGCACCGtccggtgtgggactgaataaCACGCTCCAGGAGTGCACCGtccggtgtgggactgaataaCACGCTCCAGGAGTGCACCGtccggtgtgggactgaataaCACGCTCCAGGAGTGCACCGtccggtgtgggactgaataaCACGCTCCAGGAGTGCACCGtccggtgtgggactgaataaCACGCTCCAGGAGTGCACCGtccggtgtgggactgaataaCACGCTCCAGGAGTGCACCGtccggtgtgggactgaataaCACGCTCCAGGAGTGCACCGtccggtgtgggactgaataaCACGCTCCAGGAGTGCACCGtccggtgtgggactgaataaCACGCTCCAGGAGTGCACCGtccggtgtgggactgaataaCACGCTCCAGGAGTGCACCGtccggtgtgggactgaataaCACGCTCCAGGAGTGCACCGtccggtgtgggactgaataaCACGCTCCAGGAGTGCACCGtccggtgtgggactgaataaCACGCTCCAGGAGTGCACCGTCCGGTGTGGGAATGAATAACACGCTCCAGGAGTGCACCGtccggtgtgggactgaataaCACACTCCAGGAGTGCACCGtccggtgtgggactgaataaCACGCTCCAGGAGTGCACCGtccggtgtgggactgaataaCACGCTCCAGGAGTGCACCGtccggtgtgggactgaataaCACACTCCAGGACTGCACCGtccggtgtgggactgaataaCACGCTCCAGGAGTGCACCGtccggtgtgggactgaataaCACGCTCCAGGACTGCACCGtccggtgtgggactgaataaCACGCTCCAGGAGTGCACCGtccggtgtgggactgaataaCACGCTCCAGGAGTGCACCGtccggtgtgggactgaataacacactccaggagtacactgtccagtgtgggactgaataaCACACTCCAGGAGTGCACTGtctggtgtgggactgaataacacactccaggagtacactgtccagtgtgggactgaataacacactccaggagtacactgtccagtgtgggactgaataaCACGCTCCAGGAGTGCACTGtctggtgtgggactgaataacacactccaggagtgcactgtccagtgtgggactgaataacacactccaggagtacactgtccagtgtgggactgaataaCACACTCCAGGAGTGCACTGtctggtgtgggactgaataacacactccaggagtgcactgtccagtgtgggactgaataaCACGCTCCAGGAGTGCACTGtccagtgtgggactgaataaCACACTCCAGGAGTGCACTGtctggtgtgggactgaataacACACTCCAGGAGTGCACTGtctggtgtgggactgaataacacactccaggagtacactgtccagtgtgggactgaataacacactccaggagtacactgtccagtgtgggactgaataaCACGCTCCAGGAGTGCACTGtctggtgtgggactgaataacacactccaggagtgcactgtccagtgtgggactgaataacacactccaggagtacactgtccagtgtgggactgaataaCACACTCCAGGAGTGCACCGtccggtgtgggactgaataaCACGCTCCAGGAGTGCACCGtccggtgtgggactgaataaCACGCTCCAGGACTGCACCGtccggtgtgggactgaataaCACGCTCCAGGAGTGCACCGtccggtgtgggactgaataaCACGCTCCAGGAGTGCACTGtccggtgtgggactgaataacacactccaggagtacactgtccagtgtgggactgaataaCACACTCCAGGAGTGCACTGtctggtgtgggactgaataacacactccaggagtacactgtccagtgtgggactgaataacacactccaggagtacactgtccagtgtgggactgaataaCACGCTCCAGGAGTGCACTGtctggtgtgggactgaataacacactccaggagtgcactgtccagtgtgggactgaataacacactccaggagtacactgtccagtgtgggactgaataaCACACTCCAGGAGTGCACTGtctggtgtgggactgaataacacactccaggagtgcactgtccagtgtgggactgaataaCACGCTCCAGGAGTGCACTGtccagtgtgggactgaataaCACACTCCAGGAGTGCACTGtctggtgtgggactgaataacACACTCCAGGAGTGCACTGtctggtgtgggactgaataacacactccaggagtacactgtccagtgtgggactgaataacacactccaggagtacactgtccagtgtgggactgaataaCACGCTCCAGGAGTGCACTGtctggtgtgggactgaataacacactccaggagtgcactgtccagtgtgggactgaataacacactccaggagtacactgtccagtgtgggactgaataaCACACTCCAGGAGTGCACTGtctggtgtgggactgaataacacactccaggagtgcactgtccagtgtgggactgaataaCACGCTCCAGGAGTGCACTGtccagtgtgggactgaataaCACACTCCAGGAGTGCACTGtctggtgtgggactgaataacACACTCCAGGAGTGCACTGtccggtgtgggactgaataaCACACTCCAGGAGTGCACTGtctggtgtgggactgaataacACACTCCAGGAGTGCACTGtccggtgtgggactgaataaCACGCTCCAGGAGTGCACTGtccagtgtgggactgaataaCACACTCCAGGAGTGCACTGtctggtgtgggactgaataacACACTCCAGGAGTGCACTGtccggtgtgggactgaataaCACACTCCAGGAGTGCACTGtctggtgtgggactgaataacACACTCCAGGAGTGCACTGtccggtgtgggactgaataacacactccaggagtacactgtctggtgtgggactgagcaacacagaccaggagtacgctgcagttaagagtcaagcacattggtgtgggtctgaagtcacatatagaccagaccgggtaaggacggcaggtttcctttcctaaaggacgttagtgaaccagttgggtttttatgacaatccgacagcttcacggtcacttttactgatcccagctttttattttttgaaattctcatacaggctgggatttgaactcacgttctctggtttaccagtccagtaacaacACCACCTCACTTCTGTACCCCTAACGATGGATACAGGTGGAACAAAACAGCACCAAGGGATAGGggggccaaggtgggtaaatggagttgaggtacagatcagccatgatctaattgaatggtggaacaggctcgaggggctgaatggcctcctcctgttactaaAAGAAGTTAGGTCACTCGAAGGTCGGGAGTTTAGGACACTCGAAGGTCGCGACCTTAGGATGCTGGAGGGTCGTGACCTTAGGATGCTGGAGGGTCGTGACCTTAGGGCGCTGGAGGGTCGCGACCTCGGCGCTCGAGGGTAGCGGCCTCAGGGCGCTGGAGGGTCGCGGCCTCAGGGCGCTGGAGGGTCGCGGCCTCAGGGCGCTGGAGGGTCGCGGCCTCAGGGCGCTGGAGGGTCGCGGCCTCAGGGCCTGACGGATAACCCGGGCGATGGCCCCTGCCCCCACTCACTGTGTGGCCTCACGGGCGGAGAGACTGGCTACGTAGGATGTACCAGAGAACGACGTGTGCCTGTGGGTGTCTGCACCCACCCCAAAGCTCTGGACTTTCTCGGGCCTACCTTGTTCTCCTCGATCTGACGCCGCTGCTCGTGTCGAATCTCCTCCAGCTGCTGGGGGCTCATCCCCTTCCACCGGTCTGGGACCACGCGGTGGGGCCCGAAGGCGCTGACGGCCACCTCCGGGTTCTCCGTCAGGATGTCCCCGTACACGTGGTTACCGATCTCCGCGTAGTTCTCGTCCAGCTCCCGCCGCCTCTCCACGTCCCTCGTCGCTGCCTGATCCGCCGCCTGCGGTGGAATCGGTCGCAGTCCGTCAAAATGAGTTCTCGCCCCCTCCCGCTGGCCCTGAtagcccctcccccgcccatgatggcccctccccctccccgggcgCAATGTCTAATTgctgtccctccccccccccccccccctcgcgatgACGGGGAATTAGAAAGTCCCTACCAGCGCCATGTTGTAATTGAGGGTGGCGGTGTCGAGGGCCCTGCGACACTCCTCCTCCATCTTGGCGAGCTGCGTGGCTCTCTCGTCgagctccatctccttcttgtgGTACAGGTCGTCTGTTTGGGTTTAACACAAAACGCAGGTGAGGCTGAGGAGGTCGATCTGTGACGCTGCGTCACGGGGTGTGTGTTTTATGGCACTGTGACGAAGCGTCACGGGTTGTGTGTTATATGGCTCTGATGCTGCGTCatggggtgtgtgttatatggcacTCTGCGCTGCGTCACGGGTTGTGTGTTATATGGCTCTGATGCTGCGTCatggggtgtgtgttatatggcacTCTGCGCTGCGTCACGGGTTGTGTGTTATATGGCTCTGATGCTGCGTCatggggtgtgtgttatatggcacTCTGCGCTGCGTCACGGGTTGCGTGTTATATGGCTCTGTGACGCTGCGTCACGGGGTGTGTTATATGGCTCTGATGCTGCGTCACGGGTTGTGTGTTATATGGCACTCTGCGCTGCGTCACGGGTTGCGTGTTATATGGCACTATGTGACGCTGCGTCACGGGTTGCGTGTTATATGGCTCTGTGATGCTGCGTCACGGGTTGCGTGTTATATGGCTCTGTGATGCTGCGTCACGGGTTGCGTGTTATATGGCTCTGTGATGCTGCGTCACGGGTTGCGTGTTATATGGCTCTGTGACGCTGCGTCACACGGTATGTGTTATATGGCATTCTGATGCTTTGTCagggggtgtgtgttatatggcacTCTGACAACATGCACCTCCCATTTTAAACTTTTTcatttctctctctagttctcttttCTCTACATctcgttgtgtgtgtgtctctctctccatctctctaagtTCATTTCTCAGTATCTTTCTCACTCCACCTCTAAGGtgatctgtctctctctttgtctttctccctCATTCAgctcatttctttctctctttctccacttccctgatctctctctctctctcacacactctttctgtctctgcctctttctctttctgtttatCTGTCTCGATCTGTTTCTCTTTTCTTTCTGtatatctccatctctctctttctgtcttcctctctctctctctctcactccctctctctcttcacctctctttctgtctcccctccctccctttctgtctcccctccctccctttctgtctcctctttctta
This Heptranchias perlo isolate sHepPer1 chromosome 45, sHepPer1.hap1, whole genome shotgun sequence DNA region includes the following protein-coding sequences:
- the LOC137306809 gene encoding RIB43A-like with coiled-coils protein 2; translation: MYKLDIPIDPKQTAAIERRRNAEQQRQSRIFNARHRTIGVDRPFLDQQVHEKTMREERQQALDSAFDADSLRYDKTAQLLEAQEQERVRTLNKEVEEFRVRYQQPESRREFDLSDPDGLKKGKPARVCDDDPRCGPAGLQRFQGEDINQKARKKFQQQESRKWLAAQKREKERAEADQKYADDLYHKKEMELDERATQLAKMEEECRRALDTATLNYNMALAADQAATRDVERRRELDENYAEIGNHVYGDILTENPEVAVSAFGPHRVVPDRWKGMSPQQLEEIRHEQRRQIEENKRQRMKEGQIDMEWDKQRTLAARAAMAMEQQEEEKMKKLRKQLDKYNNQLGREQLAHQEYMDKEVYTNPPTAQYFLQFNTSSR